The Triticum aestivum cultivar Chinese Spring chromosome 3A, IWGSC CS RefSeq v2.1, whole genome shotgun sequence genome includes a region encoding these proteins:
- the LOC123062499 gene encoding uncharacterized protein At4g08330, chloroplastic gives MVRSNSIDSCYSSIQDVTYSCGYCGYALNLSSAARNTANIGSKYGKQIRKKGIVAFVAVDETRFTQADEVTCAPRLRPWTWRLFRRRSRLLCGKCGGRIGAAYEVDEEDEDPAGLSACGGSDDDDDDLRTSPGDDVGASRRRNYLIRIGALQPSTDDPPPADPFSL, from the exons ATGGTGAGGTCCAACTCCATCGACAGCTGCTACTCCTCCATCCAGGACGTCACCTACAG CTGCGGGTACTGCGGCTACGCGCTGAACCTGAGCTCGGCGGCGCGGAACACGGCCAACATCGGCTCCAAGTACGGcaagcagatcaggaagaagggcaTCGTGGCCTTCGTCGCCGTCGACGAGACGCGCTTCACGCAGGCCGACGAGGTCACCTGCGCGCCCCGCCTCCGCCCCTGGACCTGGCGCCTCTTCCGGCGGAGGTCGCGCCTGCTCTGCGGCAAGTGCGGCGGCCGCATCGGCGCCGCCTACGAggtcgacgaggaggacgaggacccCGCCGGCCTCTCCGCGTGCGGCGgctcggacgacgacgacgacgacctgcGGACGAGCCCGGGCGATGATGTCGGCGCGTCCAGAAGGAGGAACTACCTGATCAGGATCGGCGCGCTGCAGCCCTCGACGGACGATCCTCCTCCTGCCGATCCCTTCTCTCTATGA
- the LOC123062497 gene encoding uncharacterized protein, which translates to METKPEEPRVVTLRPVEATPESFAPFGQVIAASPDGDQFGPHDAQLDLNRGIPRFYIMRLESRPLRFSTITHHASVTQCLGSIGGQDWYLGVAKPSVVDEHGGQDGGRAPVQSPAGHYYLPPDPSEVRVFRVPGAKFLKLHAGTWHAGPLFKADALDFYNLELSDTNDVDRTTYYFKKQDGVTFVIEE; encoded by the exons ATGGAAACCAAACCGGAGGAGCCGAGGGTGGTGACGCTGCGGCCGGTGGAGGCCACGCCGGAGTCCTTCGCGCCCTTCGGGCAGGTCATCGCCGCCTCCCCCGACGGCGACCAGTTCGGCCCCCACGACGCCCAGCTCGACCTCAACCGCGGCATCCCTAG GTTCTACATCATGAGATTGGAGAGCAGGCCGCTCAGGTTCTCGACCATCACCCACCACGCCAGCGTCACGCAGTGCCTGGGCTCCATCGGCGGCCAGGACTGGTACCTCGGCGTGGCCAAGCCTTCCGTCGTGGACGAGCACGGTGGCCAGGATGGTGGCAGGGCTCCCGTGCAGTCGCCCGCCGGGCACTACTATCTGCCTCCGGATCCGTCCGAGGTCCGCGTCTTCCGGGTCCCCGGTGCCAAGTTCCTCAAGCTGCACGCCGGGACCTGGCACGCCGGGCCGCTCTTCAAGGCAGACGCCCTGGATTTCTATAACCTGGAGCTCAGCGACACCAAT GACGTGGATCGCACCACGTACTACTTCAAGAAGCAGGACGGCGTGACCTTTGTGATCGAGGAGTGA